A genomic segment from Actinoplanes sichuanensis encodes:
- the cydC gene encoding thiol reductant ABC exporter subunit CydC encodes MTTPPPPGAAAPLPGAAPLPGAVSVRASRGPVDPRLLRHARASRGGIALLSLIGFGQALATILIATALCALVTAWAGGTGPLTGLRPTTGWTIGLLAAGFAARGGLAWAEQVTAQRTAARVTDELRQSLLDRVVRRGPAWVAAYGPGRLTTVLGTGLESLRPWFSGYLPALVLGVLLPPLVVVIMAAVDPASAIVALLTIPLLPLLGALIGWTTKARAERRWAADSRLAGHFLDVVRGLPTLKMYGRADRQIDVITDLTDRHRAATMRVLRVAFLSSTALDLVGTLAVGLIAVQAGLRVAAGSMELGPALLVILLAPEAYRPLREMAARYHAATDATAVIADVDEILTAPDHAEPASRPVHPPVVHVGFGTRRPGRTDDITPLSAAFGHAPSRDPGRTERPPRITVATPVFGRAASGRWGVRAKGVRARYPGAFEDALDLPELNVRAGETVALRGVSGAGKTTALRVLAGLHPAETGAVAVGNTFYLPQRPALPHARTVAEAFPPDTGPDEIRDALRVAGLTGELTESTPLGEQVAGISAGQRQRLALAVLLHRAITALRDRNSTAVVTLLLDEPTAHLDSTTEQSVISRLHEFAARGCAILVVAHRPALLAAADRTVELHPPAGSTLAHPGELPPRMTNPPAGPQSRPEPPETAATTSREAAGGAGPADGSRETDRRWWGRLWVAAGLGAGSSIAGIVLTGAAAWLLVRASSMPPVLSLSAAVVLVRGSAVARPLLRYLERLVSHEVAFGRLGRRRAGVFARLIPHVPGPRLHRRGDLLTRLVDDVDATTDGLLRGRLPVIAAAVTAAAGLLVVTGVVAEAAVPVAVGLLIAGVLAPAVAGRLADRQEAATGAARAALRDAVVETVDGVEELGGGGGRPDVPKKRSRTLADLESRAAREAGFAAAVAHAGWGAAAVGVAVVLARGGLDAEWSAVVLLGVIVLGEAMVALPEAAIARRRAAGAERRVAALIKSRDTGAERRGTALIENGPPGEDGNGRRVGGRGGGAVRVEGLVAGWDPGRAPTLDGVRLELAAGSRTAIMGRSGCGKSTLAAVLAGLLPPRAGNVLVSGTAVLVGEETGHVFASTVRENLRLASPTAADERLREVLTRVGLGWMDLDAWLGAGGGTISGGQRRRLATARALVADPALLILDEPTEGIDEAGARDLMADLLNAATGRTVLVLAHRTEGLDLVDRVLELNPNGLKVKNVGLDRSVL; translated from the coding sequence ATGACCACGCCGCCGCCTCCCGGCGCCGCCGCTCCCCTTCCCGGCGCCGCTCCCCTTCCCGGCGCCGTTTCGGTGCGGGCCTCCCGGGGGCCGGTTGATCCGCGGCTTCTGCGCCATGCCCGGGCCAGCCGCGGCGGAATCGCACTGCTCAGCCTGATCGGATTCGGTCAGGCGCTGGCCACCATCCTGATCGCAACAGCGCTCTGCGCCCTCGTCACCGCCTGGGCCGGCGGAACCGGCCCGCTGACCGGCCTCCGCCCCACCACCGGCTGGACGATCGGGCTGCTGGCGGCCGGATTCGCGGCACGCGGCGGCCTCGCCTGGGCGGAACAGGTGACCGCCCAGCGAACCGCCGCCCGCGTCACCGACGAACTCCGGCAGTCCCTACTGGACCGGGTGGTACGGCGGGGCCCGGCGTGGGTGGCCGCCTACGGCCCGGGCCGCCTCACCACGGTCCTCGGCACCGGCCTGGAGTCCCTGCGACCGTGGTTCTCCGGTTACCTCCCGGCGCTCGTCCTCGGCGTACTGCTCCCCCCGCTGGTCGTCGTGATCATGGCGGCGGTCGACCCCGCCTCGGCGATCGTCGCCCTGCTCACGATCCCGCTGCTTCCCCTGCTCGGTGCCTTGATCGGCTGGACGACGAAGGCCCGCGCCGAACGGCGCTGGGCCGCCGACTCCCGCTTGGCGGGTCACTTCCTCGACGTCGTGCGAGGCCTTCCCACCCTCAAGATGTACGGCCGGGCCGACCGCCAGATCGACGTGATCACCGACCTGACCGACCGGCATCGAGCGGCCACCATGCGGGTGCTGCGGGTCGCGTTCCTGTCGTCGACCGCCCTCGACCTGGTCGGCACCCTCGCGGTGGGGCTGATCGCCGTGCAGGCCGGCCTCCGGGTGGCGGCCGGCTCGATGGAACTCGGCCCCGCCCTGCTGGTCATCCTCCTCGCCCCGGAGGCGTACCGCCCGCTACGCGAGATGGCCGCCCGCTACCACGCCGCCACCGACGCCACCGCGGTGATAGCCGACGTGGACGAGATCCTCACCGCCCCGGACCACGCCGAGCCCGCGTCGCGGCCCGTTCACCCGCCGGTCGTGCACGTCGGGTTCGGAACTCGACGGCCGGGCCGGACCGACGACATCACCCCGTTGTCGGCCGCGTTCGGCCATGCCCCGTCGCGTGACCCGGGCCGAACGGAGCGACCGCCGCGGATCACCGTGGCCACGCCGGTCTTCGGCCGGGCCGCGTCCGGCCGGTGGGGCGTGCGGGCGAAAGGCGTCCGAGCCCGCTACCCGGGAGCCTTCGAGGACGCCCTCGACCTGCCGGAACTGAACGTCCGAGCCGGTGAGACGGTCGCCCTTCGCGGAGTGTCCGGCGCCGGAAAGACCACGGCCCTGCGGGTCCTGGCCGGACTGCATCCGGCCGAGACCGGCGCGGTCGCCGTCGGAAACACGTTCTACCTGCCGCAACGACCGGCCCTACCGCACGCCCGGACGGTGGCCGAGGCGTTCCCGCCGGACACCGGTCCCGACGAGATCCGCGACGCCCTGCGGGTGGCCGGCCTGACCGGAGAGCTGACCGAGTCGACACCACTGGGCGAACAGGTGGCGGGCATCTCCGCCGGCCAGCGCCAGCGCCTGGCCCTGGCCGTCCTGCTGCACCGCGCCATCACGGCCCTCCGGGACCGGAACTCCACCGCGGTGGTGACCCTGCTGCTCGACGAACCGACCGCCCACCTGGACAGCACCACCGAACAGTCGGTCATCAGCCGCCTGCACGAGTTCGCCGCCCGGGGTTGCGCGATCCTGGTGGTAGCCCACCGGCCGGCCCTGCTCGCCGCCGCGGACCGAACCGTGGAACTCCACCCACCAGCCGGATCCACCCTCGCCCACCCCGGAGAACTCCCGCCCCGGATGACGAACCCCCCGGCCGGCCCGCAGAGCCGCCCCGAACCCCCCGAAACAGCTGCCACGACCAGCCGGGAGGCTGCGGGCGGGGCGGGGCCGGCGGACGGTTCGAGGGAGACGGATCGGCGATGGTGGGGGCGGCTCTGGGTGGCGGCCGGGCTCGGGGCCGGGTCGTCGATCGCCGGCATCGTGCTGACCGGGGCGGCCGCCTGGCTGCTCGTCCGGGCGTCCTCGATGCCGCCGGTGCTCAGTCTGTCGGCGGCGGTCGTGCTGGTACGGGGTAGTGCCGTCGCCCGCCCCCTGCTGCGCTATCTGGAACGGCTCGTGTCGCACGAGGTGGCGTTCGGGCGGTTGGGGCGAAGGCGGGCCGGGGTGTTCGCGCGGTTGATCCCGCACGTTCCGGGTCCGCGCCTGCACCGGCGCGGGGATCTGCTCACCCGGCTCGTCGACGATGTCGACGCGACCACCGACGGGCTGTTGCGGGGGCGGCTTCCGGTGATCGCCGCGGCGGTCACGGCCGCGGCCGGTCTGCTGGTGGTGACCGGGGTGGTGGCGGAGGCGGCGGTTCCGGTGGCGGTCGGGCTGCTGATCGCGGGGGTGCTCGCCCCGGCGGTCGCCGGCCGACTGGCGGACCGGCAGGAGGCGGCCACCGGTGCCGCTCGGGCCGCGCTGCGGGACGCCGTCGTGGAAACCGTCGACGGGGTGGAGGAACTCGGTGGCGGCGGTGGTCGTCCGGACGTACCGAAGAAGCGCAGCCGGACCCTGGCCGACCTGGAGTCGCGGGCGGCGCGGGAGGCCGGATTCGCCGCGGCCGTCGCGCATGCCGGGTGGGGCGCGGCAGCCGTCGGGGTGGCGGTGGTCCTCGCGCGCGGCGGGCTCGACGCCGAATGGAGCGCGGTGGTACTGCTCGGCGTGATCGTCCTCGGCGAGGCGATGGTGGCCCTCCCCGAGGCGGCGATCGCGCGCCGTCGGGCCGCCGGCGCCGAACGCCGTGTCGCCGCCCTGATCAAAAGTCGGGACACGGGCGCCGAACGCCGCGGCACCGCCCTGATCGAAAACGGTCCGCCCGGCGAGGACGGCAATGGGCGGAGAGTCGGCGGGAGGGGTGGTGGGGCGGTTCGGGTCGAGGGGTTGGTGGCCGGGTGGGATCCAGGGCGGGCGCCTACGTTGGACGGGGTGCGGCTGGAACTTGCGGCCGGTTCGCGGACGGCGATCATGGGGCGGTCCGGCTGCGGGAAGTCGACGCTGGCCGCGGTGCTCGCCGGGCTGCTGCCCCCACGAGCCGGGAACGTGCTGGTCAGCGGCACCGCGGTCCTCGTCGGGGAGGAGACCGGACATGTGTTCGCGTCGACCGTACGAGAGAATCTGCGTCTCGCCTCGCCCACCGCGGCCGATGAGCGGCTGCGGGAGGTTCTGACGCGGGTCGGTCTCGGCTGGATGGATCTCGATGCCTGGCTCGGTGCCGGTGGCGGCACGATCTCCGGTGGACAGCGGCGGCGGTTGGCGACCGCGCGGGCGCTGGTCGCGGATCCGGCACTGCTGATCCTGGACGAACCGACCGAGGGGATCGACGAGGCGGGCGCACGGGACCTGATGGCGGATCTGCTGAACGCCGCGACGGGTCGGACAGTGCTGGTGCTCGCACACCGTACCGAGGGGCTCGATCTGGTCGACCGCGTTCTGGAGCTCAACCCGAACGGCCTTAAAGTGAAGAATGTCGGATTGGACCGATCGGTCCTTTAA
- a CDS encoding TetR/AcrR family transcriptional regulator, protein MARTPAPGTRDTILTAAAGLFYEFGVRAVGMAQVVEAAGCGKNLLYKHFPSKAELAAAYLTLTRRERERATTEALRWSADPADRLIALVTEIADSVRRPGYRGCAFRNYLTEFPGDTDEPARVAQAYLTDSRAQMDHLVLGAGGDELLTDRIWLVVNGLYSASPAGAPVAVDWITEMVRPPEAP, encoded by the coding sequence ATGGCACGGACGCCGGCACCCGGCACACGGGACACCATCCTGACGGCAGCCGCCGGGCTCTTCTACGAGTTCGGCGTCCGCGCCGTCGGCATGGCCCAGGTCGTCGAGGCGGCCGGCTGCGGAAAGAACCTGCTGTACAAACATTTTCCCAGCAAAGCGGAGCTGGCGGCGGCATATCTGACGCTGACCCGTCGGGAACGCGAACGCGCCACCACCGAAGCCCTGCGCTGGTCCGCGGATCCGGCCGACCGCCTGATCGCCCTGGTCACCGAGATCGCCGACAGTGTCCGCCGACCCGGCTACCGGGGTTGCGCCTTCCGCAACTACCTGACCGAGTTCCCCGGCGACACCGACGAACCGGCCCGAGTCGCCCAGGCCTACCTGACCGACAGCCGGGCCCAGATGGACCATCTCGTCCTCGGCGCCGGCGGCGACGAACTTCTCACCGACCGCATCTGGCTCGTCGTGAACGGCCTCTATTCGGCGAGTCCGGCGGGTGCGCCGGTCGCGGTCGATTGGATAACCGAGATGGTACGGCCACCCGAAGCACCGTGA
- a CDS encoding VOC family protein: protein MTITLNHTIVPAFDNETAAGFFAGVMGLTYRGTERHFAPVRVNAELTLDFMTVADPSAVHLAFDVDPSTFDGILSRLRSGGIPYGSEPHEPDNGRIDHPLCPRGLYFRDETGNLYEVMSPA from the coding sequence ATGACCATCACGCTGAACCACACGATCGTCCCCGCCTTCGACAACGAGACGGCCGCCGGGTTCTTCGCCGGGGTGATGGGCCTGACCTACCGCGGCACCGAACGTCACTTCGCCCCGGTCCGCGTCAACGCCGAACTGACCCTCGACTTCATGACGGTCGCCGACCCGTCCGCCGTGCACCTGGCGTTCGACGTCGACCCGTCCACCTTCGACGGCATCCTGTCCCGCCTGAGGTCCGGCGGCATCCCCTACGGCAGCGAACCCCACGAGCCGGACAACGGTCGCATCGACCACCCGCTGTGCCCCCGAGGGCTGTACTTCCGCGACGAGACCGGCAACCTCTACGAGGTGATGTCTCCGGCCTGA
- a CDS encoding TetR/AcrR family transcriptional regulator gives MTETSARRRAPGMSPEARREMIVAAALPLLVEQGAAVGTAQIAKAAGIGEATIFRVFTDKDELLDACVAAALRNDHVLAELDAVPLDQPLAARLNEAAATLQAYLHRMGTVIAAVHAAGRRTDRGRPVPGPDGGSGRGLGASREEASERTLQAVIRLLEPDRAALRLPVEQLAAVFLSMLFSRRGAPVADTPTETLVDIFLHGVVTPGAAS, from the coding sequence ATGACAGAGACATCGGCCCGGCGGAGAGCGCCGGGAATGAGCCCCGAGGCGCGGCGCGAAATGATCGTGGCGGCCGCCCTGCCGTTGCTGGTGGAGCAGGGCGCCGCGGTCGGCACCGCGCAGATCGCGAAGGCCGCGGGGATCGGCGAGGCCACGATCTTCCGCGTCTTCACCGACAAGGACGAACTGCTGGACGCCTGCGTGGCAGCCGCCCTCCGCAACGATCATGTGCTCGCCGAGCTCGACGCCGTCCCGCTCGACCAGCCGCTCGCCGCCCGGCTCAACGAGGCGGCCGCGACCCTGCAGGCCTACCTGCACCGGATGGGCACGGTGATCGCCGCCGTCCACGCCGCGGGCCGCCGCACCGACCGCGGCCGTCCGGTCCCCGGGCCCGATGGCGGGTCGGGGCGTGGCCTGGGCGCTTCGCGGGAGGAGGCCTCCGAGCGCACGCTTCAGGCGGTGATCCGGCTCCTCGAACCCGATCGGGCCGCTCTGCGGTTGCCGGTCGAGCAGCTCGCCGCGGTTTTCCTGAGCATGCTGTTCAGTCGTCGCGGTGCGCCCGTCGCCGACACGCCCACCGAGACACTCGTCGACATCTTCCTGCACGGAGTGGTCACCCCGGGAGCCGCATCATGA
- a CDS encoding class I SAM-dependent methyltransferase: MRTFAELLNEGVEADVGGWGFGWLDGRATEERPPWGYARQLATRLTRVGSALDLDTGGGEIIGEMPALPPRMVVTEGWAPNAERARRRLEPRGVEVAEVGPGGRLPFEDDTFELVSSRHPVRPDFAEIARVLKPGGTYFAQHVGPGSAFELIEWFLGPQPRHGRDPEREAAQARAAGLDVVDLRTARCRMEFFDVGAVVWILRKCVWWVPDFDLDRYREPLLGMDAHIREHGVFTAHSTRTLIEATYRDGHVDACDRGHGAGRGGGPRPALPDR, translated from the coding sequence GTGCGTACCTTTGCGGAGCTTTTGAATGAAGGGGTTGAAGCGGACGTCGGCGGCTGGGGTTTCGGCTGGCTGGACGGGCGGGCCACCGAGGAGCGGCCGCCCTGGGGTTATGCGCGGCAGCTCGCGACGCGCCTGACGAGGGTCGGATCGGCGCTCGACCTCGACACCGGCGGCGGGGAGATCATCGGGGAGATGCCCGCGCTGCCGCCGCGAATGGTGGTCACCGAGGGCTGGGCACCGAACGCCGAACGTGCCCGGCGGCGACTCGAACCGCGCGGGGTCGAGGTCGCCGAGGTCGGGCCGGGGGGTCGGCTGCCGTTCGAGGACGACACGTTCGAGCTGGTCAGCAGCCGGCATCCGGTGCGGCCGGACTTCGCCGAGATCGCCCGGGTGCTGAAACCGGGCGGCACCTACTTCGCGCAGCACGTCGGGCCGGGGTCGGCATTCGAACTGATCGAGTGGTTCCTCGGGCCGCAGCCACGACACGGGCGCGATCCGGAGCGGGAGGCCGCGCAGGCCCGGGCGGCCGGACTCGACGTCGTGGACCTGCGGACCGCCCGGTGCCGGATGGAGTTCTTCGACGTCGGCGCGGTCGTCTGGATTCTGCGGAAATGCGTGTGGTGGGTGCCGGATTTCGACCTGGACCGCTATCGGGAGCCGCTGCTCGGAATGGACGCACACATCCGGGAGCACGGCGTGTTCACGGCGCACTCGACGCGGACGCTGATCGAGGCGACGTACCGTGACGGCCATGTCGATGCATGCGATCGAGGACATGGTGCAGGGCGCGGTGGAGGCCCTCGACCGGCACTTCCCGACCGATGA
- a CDS encoding MarR family winged helix-turn-helix transcriptional regulator yields MFERGTTVYEILRHVRPLVLNSARVVEASLRANGVSVGMRAVLEVLAEHGPMTVPDIADRLDLARQGIQRHVNDLAALGWVESRVNPAHRRSVLIAVTPAGSELFTRIRSDELSRLDRMATECTADELAAALRVLAALSRDVRAEVRP; encoded by the coding sequence ATGTTCGAGCGTGGCACCACCGTCTACGAGATCCTGCGGCACGTCCGACCACTCGTGCTCAACTCGGCACGGGTGGTCGAGGCGTCCCTGCGCGCCAACGGCGTGAGCGTCGGCATGCGCGCGGTGCTGGAGGTGCTGGCCGAGCACGGCCCGATGACCGTCCCCGACATCGCCGACCGCCTCGACCTGGCCCGGCAGGGCATTCAGCGGCACGTCAACGACCTCGCCGCGCTGGGCTGGGTCGAGTCCCGCGTCAACCCGGCGCACCGCCGTTCGGTGCTGATCGCCGTCACTCCGGCCGGGTCGGAGCTGTTCACCCGGATCCGCTCCGACGAGCTGTCCCGCCTGGACCGGATGGCCACCGAGTGCACCGCCGACGAGTTGGCCGCGGCACTGAGGGTGCTGGCCGCGCTGAGCCGTGACGTGCGGGCCGAGGTCCGGCCGTGA
- a CDS encoding maleylpyruvate isomerase family mycothiol-dependent enzyme, producing the protein MTAPTPADVYRLTTANRLMIADLLDGLDDAAWRASTLCEGWTVQQMAAHFVQPMLIGFGRFFLVSFRYRGDTARTVDHFTRRLAQRPRTELTALLRRHAADRVDPPRVGPMGPFAETCVHLRDIARPLGLDADVPIGHWRILLGYLTAPGAAPALAPPGRLAGLRLEATDTDWSAGEGALVTGPAEALAMAITGRRAALPDLSGAGVAHLR; encoded by the coding sequence GTGACCGCGCCCACACCCGCCGACGTCTACCGGCTGACCACGGCGAACCGGCTGATGATCGCCGACCTCCTGGACGGCCTGGACGACGCGGCCTGGCGAGCGTCGACCCTGTGCGAGGGCTGGACGGTCCAGCAGATGGCCGCCCACTTCGTCCAGCCGATGCTGATCGGATTCGGACGGTTCTTCCTCGTGTCGTTCCGCTACCGAGGGGACACGGCACGGACCGTCGACCACTTCACCAGACGGCTCGCGCAGCGGCCCCGCACCGAGTTGACCGCGCTGCTCCGCCGACACGCCGCGGACCGGGTGGACCCGCCCCGGGTCGGGCCGATGGGGCCGTTCGCCGAGACGTGCGTGCACCTGCGGGACATCGCCCGGCCGCTCGGCCTGGACGCCGACGTGCCGATCGGGCACTGGCGGATCCTGCTCGGCTACCTGACCGCGCCGGGCGCCGCACCGGCGCTCGCCCCACCGGGACGGCTGGCCGGGCTACGCCTGGAGGCCACCGACACCGACTGGTCGGCGGGCGAGGGCGCACTGGTCACCGGCCCGGCCGAGGCCCTGGCCATGGCGATCACCGGCCGCCGGGCGGCCCTGCCCGACCTCTCCGGCGCCGGCGTGGCCCACCTGCGCTGA
- a CDS encoding TetR/AcrR family transcriptional regulator → MPRTRSTETADRIRSAALELIAVKGVHQVSLREIAERVGVSKPALYYHFASREELVRSLVQPFIDDVEAVLAPFHDGADPRELLGAYFDVTYRHREITAMIMREPSILALVDLAAAVGQWRTRMVAVLTGPDPSLEAIVRAQMAIGGLGDCTIVLPDAPAAALRESVLDAACGLLISRSA, encoded by the coding sequence GTGCCACGTACCCGCAGCACCGAGACCGCCGACCGGATCCGCAGTGCCGCCCTGGAGCTGATCGCCGTCAAGGGTGTGCACCAGGTCAGCCTGCGTGAGATCGCCGAGCGGGTGGGGGTCAGCAAACCGGCGCTCTACTACCACTTCGCGTCCCGGGAGGAGCTGGTCCGCAGCCTGGTCCAGCCGTTCATCGACGACGTGGAGGCGGTGCTCGCCCCGTTCCACGACGGAGCCGACCCGCGGGAACTGCTCGGCGCCTACTTCGACGTGACGTACCGGCACCGCGAGATCACCGCCATGATCATGCGGGAGCCGAGCATCCTGGCGCTGGTCGACCTGGCCGCCGCGGTGGGTCAGTGGCGTACCCGGATGGTCGCCGTGCTGACCGGTCCTGATCCCTCGCTGGAGGCGATCGTGCGAGCGCAGATGGCGATCGGCGGGCTCGGTGACTGCACGATCGTGCTGCCGGACGCGCCCGCCGCGGCGCTGCGCGAGTCGGTTCTGGACGCGGCGTGCGGGTTGTTGATCAGCCGCAGCGCGTGA
- a CDS encoding FAD-dependent monooxygenase, with the protein MHALISGASVAGPVLAYWLCRHGWRVTVVEKAADMRAGDGGHAVDLFGPAVDVVERMGLLDRVTAARTANDTITLFRPGRKPITLATADVAAGISGRHVEIMRGTLAGILYEATRDDVDYRFGTVIERIDGTTALLSGGATIEADLVVGADGLHSGVRALTFGPERDHRRFLGAYLAVYTLPDVLGAGPTVAAFTAPGLAATVYPTLTAGSSRALFLVRTAEEFENRGPELLADLVGDRLGPRVGAVLEHAAAARDFYLDDISQIRMDSWSRGAVTLVGDAGYGPGPAVGGGTSLAAAGAFVLADELREVTVGEIPQALQRYGERLAGPVRHSRDVGPKVLDAIVPRSPAQIWATAQVMRLLPRLPAPVRRRLTSFGGGATKMLDGLELG; encoded by the coding sequence GTGCACGCTCTGATCTCCGGAGCCAGTGTCGCCGGCCCGGTGCTGGCCTACTGGCTGTGCCGGCACGGATGGCGGGTGACCGTCGTCGAGAAGGCCGCCGACATGCGGGCCGGCGACGGCGGTCACGCGGTCGATCTGTTCGGCCCGGCCGTCGACGTCGTCGAGCGGATGGGCCTGCTCGACCGGGTCACCGCGGCCCGCACCGCCAACGACACGATCACCCTGTTCCGGCCCGGCCGGAAACCGATCACCCTGGCCACCGCCGACGTGGCGGCCGGCATCTCCGGGCGGCACGTGGAGATCATGCGCGGCACCCTCGCCGGGATCCTGTACGAGGCCACCCGGGACGACGTGGACTACCGGTTCGGCACCGTCATCGAGAGAATCGACGGGACGACAGCGCTGCTCTCCGGCGGCGCCACCATCGAGGCGGACCTGGTCGTCGGCGCGGACGGGCTGCACTCGGGGGTGCGGGCGCTCACCTTCGGGCCGGAGCGGGACCATCGCCGGTTCCTCGGCGCCTACCTGGCCGTCTACACGCTGCCCGACGTGCTCGGCGCCGGCCCGACGGTCGCCGCGTTCACCGCTCCCGGCCTGGCCGCCACCGTCTACCCGACACTCACCGCCGGATCGTCACGGGCGCTCTTCCTCGTACGGACCGCCGAGGAATTCGAGAATCGCGGCCCGGAACTGCTCGCCGACCTGGTGGGCGATCGGCTCGGGCCGCGCGTCGGCGCGGTCCTCGAGCACGCCGCGGCGGCCCGCGACTTCTATCTCGACGACATCTCGCAGATCCGGATGGACAGCTGGTCCCGCGGCGCGGTCACGCTCGTCGGCGACGCCGGATACGGGCCCGGCCCGGCGGTCGGCGGCGGCACCAGCCTGGCCGCCGCGGGCGCATTCGTGCTGGCCGACGAATTGCGGGAGGTCACCGTCGGCGAGATTCCCCAAGCCTTGCAGCGGTACGGGGAACGGCTCGCCGGACCGGTTCGGCACAGCCGGGACGTCGGGCCGAAGGTGCTCGACGCGATCGTGCCGCGCAGCCCGGCCCAGATCTGGGCGACCGCGCAGGTGATGCGGCTGCTCCCCCGGCTGCCGGCCCCGGTCCGGCGGCGGCTCACCTCGTTCGGCGGCGGCGCCACGAAGATGCTCGACGGCCTGGAGCTCGGTTAG
- a CDS encoding BTAD domain-containing putative transcriptional regulator yields MEEGDLTGALAELDHVLWRFAIGPDAHPNGLGLAHNNRAEILVRAGRLAEARDGFRAALTVLQRAGAAGVAYALAGLGETHEARGDLVQSRAAYEEAVAVAGERGFSQALVPALCGLARVLAASGDVAAAREAGRRAVAEATSLTAPLAYAAAGWAALPADPAAARGHAESAIELARAGRRPAALAEGLELAAAAETGRPGAESGRQSSTAGRFLTEAARIWADVGDPVAAARVDLALSRTGAGRTPIAARVVAEHRLRALGADPSSGTRSLAGDQARPPVTVRMLGSFAVLHGDDPVPVAAWQSRKARDLLKLLIVRRGRPITRDALGEALWPGEPNVANRLSITLSVLRGVLDPERGRAADHYVTVGAGGLAYDRHTLAVDVDAFLQLAYAGTAADREGRPEEARMLLSAADHAYSGEVLADEPDFEDAGPLRAEVRVARLAVMRALGGVHVAAGDLDSAACAWSRLLADDPYDEDVALRLVTELTAAGRHGEAARQRRRYEGRMRELGIPTDVRPRGRSR; encoded by the coding sequence ATGGAAGAGGGGGACCTCACCGGGGCGCTGGCCGAATTGGATCACGTGTTGTGGCGGTTCGCGATCGGGCCGGACGCGCATCCGAACGGGCTCGGGCTGGCGCACAACAACCGGGCCGAGATCCTGGTCCGGGCCGGGCGGCTGGCCGAGGCACGGGACGGGTTCCGGGCGGCGCTTACCGTGCTGCAACGGGCCGGGGCCGCCGGGGTGGCGTATGCGCTGGCCGGTCTGGGCGAGACCCACGAGGCGCGGGGTGATCTGGTGCAGTCGCGGGCCGCCTACGAGGAGGCGGTGGCGGTCGCCGGGGAGCGGGGATTCAGTCAGGCGCTGGTGCCGGCGCTGTGCGGGCTCGCCCGGGTGCTCGCCGCGTCGGGGGATGTCGCGGCGGCCCGGGAGGCCGGACGGCGGGCGGTGGCCGAGGCGACGAGCCTGACCGCACCCCTGGCGTACGCGGCAGCCGGCTGGGCCGCGTTGCCGGCGGATCCGGCGGCCGCCCGTGGGCACGCCGAGTCGGCGATCGAGCTGGCCCGGGCCGGTCGTCGTCCGGCCGCGCTGGCCGAAGGACTGGAACTGGCCGCCGCGGCGGAGACCGGGCGCCCGGGTGCGGAGTCGGGGCGGCAGTCGTCGACGGCCGGCCGGTTCCTGACCGAGGCGGCTCGGATCTGGGCCGACGTCGGTGACCCGGTGGCCGCCGCGCGGGTGGATCTGGCACTGTCCCGGACCGGCGCCGGCCGCACCCCGATCGCCGCCCGCGTGGTCGCCGAACACCGGCTGCGGGCACTGGGTGCCGACCCGTCCTCGGGCACCCGATCGCTGGCCGGTGACCAGGCCCGGCCGCCGGTGACGGTGCGGATGCTGGGCTCGTTCGCGGTGCTGCACGGTGACGACCCGGTCCCGGTCGCCGCCTGGCAGAGCCGCAAAGCCCGCGACCTGCTCAAACTGCTGATCGTCAGGCGGGGCCGCCCGATCACCCGGGACGCGCTGGGCGAGGCGTTGTGGCCCGGCGAGCCCAATGTGGCCAACCGCCTGTCGATCACCCTGTCGGTGCTGCGCGGCGTGCTGGACCCGGAGCGCGGGCGGGCGGCCGACCACTACGTGACCGTGGGCGCCGGCGGGCTCGCCTACGACCGACACACCCTGGCCGTCGACGTGGACGCGTTCCTGCAGCTGGCGTACGCGGGCACCGCCGCCGACCGGGAGGGCCGTCCCGAGGAGGCACGGATGCTGCTGTCGGCGGCCGACCACGCGTACTCCGGGGAGGTCCTGGCCGACGAGCCGGACTTCGAGGACGCCGGTCCGCTACGGGCCGAGGTACGGGTGGCGCGTCTGGCGGTGATGCGGGCGCTCGGCGGCGTGCACGTGGCCGCCGGTGACCTGGACAGCGCGGCGTGTGCCTGGTCTCGGCTGCTGGCCGACGACCCGTACGACGAGGATGTCGCGTTGCGCCTGGTCACCGAGCTGACCGCGGCGGGGCGGCACGGCGAGGCGGCCCGACAGCGTCGTCGCTACGAGGGCCGGATGCGGGAGCTCGGCATTCCCACCGACGTCCGGCCCCGAGGCCGCTCCCGATGA